A DNA window from Oceanibaculum indicum P24 contains the following coding sequences:
- a CDS encoding gamma carbonic anhydrase family protein, translating to MSALILPYKGVTPTIDPSAFIAPNAAIIGDVEIGAESSIWFSCTLRGDIQVIRVGKRTNIQDGTVVHVQGRGLGCFVGDEVTVGHTAILHACTLHDRSFVGMQACAMDGSVIESNAMLAAGALLTPGKRIPTGQLWAGRPARYLRDLTEADIAEIADSARRYAETAKAHHASYGE from the coding sequence ATGTCCGCCCTGATCCTGCCCTATAAGGGCGTCACCCCGACGATCGACCCGTCCGCCTTCATCGCCCCGAACGCGGCGATCATCGGCGATGTCGAGATCGGGGCGGAATCGAGCATCTGGTTCTCCTGTACGCTACGCGGCGACATTCAGGTCATCCGCGTCGGCAAACGCACCAACATCCAGGACGGCACGGTCGTGCATGTTCAGGGCCGGGGGCTGGGTTGTTTCGTCGGCGACGAGGTGACGGTCGGCCATACCGCGATCCTGCACGCCTGCACGCTGCATGACCGCAGCTTCGTCGGCATGCAGGCCTGCGCAATGGATGGCAGCGTGATCGAGAGCAATGCCATGCTGGCCGCCGGCGCGCTGCTCACCCCCGGCAAGCGCATTCCCACCGGCCAGCTCTGGGCCGGGCGGCCGGCGCGCTATTTACGTGACCTCACCGAGGCGGATATTGCGGAAATCGCCGATTCGGCGCGGCGCTATGCCGAAACAGCCAAGGCGCACCACGCCTCCTACGGCGAGTAG